Proteins encoded together in one Camarhynchus parvulus chromosome 12, STF_HiC, whole genome shotgun sequence window:
- the RAB7A gene encoding ras-related protein Rab-7a, which translates to MTSRKKVLLKVIILGDSGVGKTSLMNQYVNKKFSNQYKATIGADFLTKEVMVDDRLVTMQIWDTAGQERFQSLGVAFYRGADCCVLVFDVTAPNTFKTLDSWRDEFLIQASPRDPENFPFVVLGNKIDLENRQVTTKRAQAWCYSKNNIPYFETSAKEAINVEQAFQTIARNALKQETEVELYNEFPEPIKLDKTDRAKASAESCSC; encoded by the exons ATGACTTCTAGGAAGAAAGTGTTACTGAAAGTCATCATCCTTGGAGACTCTGG GGTGGGAAAGACATCGCTCATGAACCAGTATGTGAACAAGAAATTCAGTAACCAGTACAAGGCTACGATAGGTGCAGACTTCCTGACAAAAGAGGTGATGGTGGATGACAGGCTAGTGACAATGCAG ATATGGGATACAGCAGGCCAAGAACGATTTCAGTCTCTGGGAGTTGCCTTCTACAGGGGAGCAGATTGCTGTGTGCTGGTATTCGATGTCACGGCTCCCAACACGTTCAAAACCCTAGACAGCTGGAGGGATGAATTCCTCATTCAGGCCAGTCCAAGGGATCCtgagaattttccttttgttgtgcTGGGAAACAAGATTGACCTAGAAAACAGACAA GTCACCACAAAACGAGCACAAGCCTGGTGCTACAGTAAAAACAACATCCCCTACTTTGAAACCAGTGCCAAGGAGGCCATTAATGTGGAACAAGCTTTCCAGACGATCGCACGAAATGCACTTAAACAG GAAACCGAAGTGGAACTTTACAATGAATTCCCTGAACCCATCAAACTAGACAAGACTGACCGAGCGAAGGCTTCTGCGGAGAGttgcagctgctga